One segment of Stenotrophomonas sp. SAU14A_NAIMI4_8 DNA contains the following:
- a CDS encoding helix-turn-helix domain-containing protein, whose amino-acid sequence MMATTVGQQQLVAARDAFVEGDMASLAGLPLPLQQSWQRSRAAGVLPGQEPYYPPLQGDGRRLRDADDRRLARCVQPELEQLWAAFGGRGWTMFCANRHGMVIAQQAHGLEDAALLRPIQVGRQLGEAEIGTTAPAVSLADDMPALVRGNEHYLQRFAPVFCLSEPLHDLDGQVCGAIDITGLGERDPALLQGYFRQAALASENRLFHTLADVHLLAVQHDPRWLATPLQGLLAVQEDGQLRAANRVARRLLGLPRRGPLPLLSMETVFAGASAAQRRHLLQPGPAHRVRLGEGSAVYLQHLRAPRAPRTRAPAPAAVAAAPLREQQREAARRAAHAADGNLSLAARQLGVSRTTLYKLLRD is encoded by the coding sequence ATGATGGCCACGACAGTCGGGCAACAACAGTTGGTGGCGGCGCGCGATGCGTTCGTCGAAGGCGACATGGCGTCGCTGGCCGGGCTGCCGTTGCCCCTGCAGCAGTCCTGGCAGCGCTCGCGGGCGGCCGGGGTGCTGCCCGGGCAGGAACCGTATTACCCGCCGCTGCAGGGCGATGGCCGACGCCTGCGCGATGCCGACGACCGTCGCCTGGCGCGCTGCGTGCAGCCGGAACTGGAACAGCTGTGGGCGGCCTTCGGCGGGCGTGGCTGGACGATGTTCTGCGCCAACCGCCACGGCATGGTGATCGCGCAGCAGGCCCACGGCCTGGAAGATGCCGCCTTGCTGCGGCCGATCCAGGTCGGGCGGCAGCTGGGTGAAGCGGAGATCGGCACCACCGCGCCGGCAGTCAGCCTGGCCGACGACATGCCCGCCCTGGTGCGCGGCAACGAGCATTACCTGCAGCGCTTCGCGCCGGTGTTCTGCCTGAGTGAGCCACTGCACGATCTGGACGGCCAGGTCTGCGGGGCGATCGACATCACCGGGCTGGGCGAGCGTGATCCGGCGCTGCTGCAGGGCTATTTCCGGCAGGCCGCGCTGGCCAGTGAAAACCGCTTGTTCCATACCCTGGCCGATGTGCACCTGCTGGCCGTGCAGCATGATCCGCGCTGGCTGGCCACGCCCCTGCAGGGGCTGTTGGCAGTGCAGGAGGACGGGCAGCTGCGTGCGGCCAACCGTGTGGCGCGGCGCCTGCTGGGCCTGCCGCGGCGGGGGCCATTGCCCCTGTTGTCGATGGAAACCGTGTTTGCTGGCGCCAGTGCGGCGCAGCGTCGCCATCTGCTGCAGCCTGGCCCTGCGCACCGGGTGCGGCTGGGCGAGGGCAGTGCGGTCTATCTGCAGCACCTGCGGGCCCCACGGGCACCGCGCACACGTGCGCCGGCGCCTGCAGCGGTGGCTGCCGCGCCCCTGCGCGAGCAGCAGCGCGAAGCGGCGCGACGTGCGGCACATGCCGCCGATGGCAACCTGAGCCTGGCCGCACGCCAGTTGGGTGTCTCGCGCACCACGCTGTACAAGCTGCTGCGCGATTAG
- a CDS encoding NAD(P)-dependent alcohol dehydrogenase, with translation MSNTTAGRDITAAVVRGKEQPFVIEQAHLRGPQDDEVLVKVVATGLCHTDLIVRDQYYPVPLPAVLGHEGAGIVEAVGPNVRDLKVGDHVVLTYGACGHCNPCRGGHGAYCKDFFGLNFGGDDGHGHTAITDAQGQPLHDHFFAQSSFATFAIAREINAIKVPDDAPLELLGPLGCGIQTGAGAVLNSLQVRSGSSFASYGAGAVGLSAVMAAKVAGATTIIAIDVVSSRLELALELGATHVVNSRETDVIEAVRAITGGGADYALESTGRPEVLSAGIEALGGLGMMGVVGAPKLGTTASFDVNNLLLGGRSIRGIVEGDSVPQVFIPQLVTLYQQGRFPFDKLVKFYPLEQINQAAEDSTKGITLKPILRIAA, from the coding sequence ATGAGCAACACTACTGCAGGCCGTGACATCACCGCGGCCGTCGTGCGCGGCAAGGAACAACCCTTCGTGATCGAGCAGGCGCACCTGCGCGGTCCACAGGACGACGAAGTGCTGGTGAAGGTGGTGGCCACCGGTCTGTGCCACACCGACCTGATCGTGCGCGACCAGTACTACCCGGTGCCGTTGCCGGCGGTGCTGGGCCACGAAGGCGCGGGCATCGTCGAAGCCGTGGGCCCGAATGTGCGTGACCTGAAGGTGGGCGACCACGTGGTGCTGACCTACGGCGCCTGCGGCCACTGCAATCCCTGCCGCGGCGGCCATGGTGCCTACTGCAAGGATTTCTTCGGGCTCAACTTCGGCGGCGATGATGGCCACGGCCATACCGCCATCACCGATGCGCAGGGGCAGCCGTTGCACGATCATTTCTTCGCGCAGTCCTCGTTCGCGACGTTTGCCATCGCGCGCGAGATCAATGCCATCAAGGTGCCCGACGATGCGCCGCTGGAACTGCTGGGCCCGCTGGGCTGCGGCATCCAGACCGGTGCCGGTGCGGTGCTCAATTCGCTGCAGGTGCGTTCGGGCAGCAGCTTCGCCAGCTATGGTGCCGGTGCGGTCGGCCTGAGTGCGGTGATGGCGGCCAAGGTGGCCGGCGCGACCACCATCATCGCCATTGATGTGGTGTCTTCGCGGTTGGAACTGGCGCTGGAACTGGGCGCCACCCACGTGGTGAACAGCCGCGAGACCGACGTGATCGAGGCGGTGCGCGCGATCACCGGTGGTGGTGCGGATTACGCGCTGGAATCCACCGGTCGCCCGGAAGTGTTGTCGGCCGGCATCGAGGCGCTGGGTGGGCTGGGCATGATGGGTGTGGTGGGCGCGCCGAAGCTGGGTACCACGGCCAGTTTCGATGTGAATAACCTGCTGCTGGGCGGGCGCAGCATCCGCGGCATCGTGGAAGGTGACAGCGTGCCGCAGGTATTCATTCCGCAGCTGGTGACGCTGTACCAGCAGGGCCGGTTCCCGTTCGACAAGCTGGTGAAGTTCTATCCGCTTGAGCAGATCAACCAGGCGGCCGAGGACAGCACCAAGGGCATTACGTTGAAGCCGATCCTGCGTATTGCCGCGTAA
- a CDS encoding benzaldehyde dehydrogenase: MTASSPWLPADLWSGAFFDGQWRAAAQQQPVLEPATGQTLGQVGLADAAQVARSAAAAAQAQRDWAAAPYEQRAQVLRQAARLAEDNIDTLVDWLVRESGSTRLKAGFEAKVTIKALHEAAALPSRSTGEILPSEPGRLSLARRRPLGVVGVISPFNFPLYLAMRAVAPAIALGNAVVLKPDPRTAVCGGAVIARLFEQAGLPAGVLHMLPGDGAAGAALTSDPHVAMIQFTGSTAAGRKVGEAAGKHLKKVSLELGGKNSLIILDDADLDLAVANTAWGVYLHQGQICMATGRVLVHRKIHAAFLEKLVAKAKSLKVGDPAREDVAIGPLINATQRDHAARVVADAVQAGATLEAGGTHQDLFFAPTVLGNVAADNPAFNEEIFAPVAVVVPFDDDDHAVQLANDSEYGLSMAIVSSNVGRALKLGERLRTGLLHINDQTVNDEVINPFGGVGASGNGTSIGGPANWEEFTQWQWMTVKGEAPAYPI, encoded by the coding sequence ATGACTGCATCTTCCCCGTGGCTGCCGGCCGATCTCTGGTCCGGTGCTTTCTTCGACGGCCAGTGGCGCGCCGCCGCGCAGCAGCAGCCGGTGCTTGAACCGGCCACCGGCCAGACGCTGGGCCAGGTGGGCCTGGCCGATGCCGCGCAGGTGGCACGTTCGGCCGCGGCCGCCGCGCAGGCACAGCGCGACTGGGCCGCCGCGCCCTACGAACAGCGCGCGCAGGTGCTGCGCCAGGCCGCACGCTTGGCCGAAGACAACATCGACACGCTGGTGGACTGGCTGGTGCGCGAAAGCGGCTCGACCCGCCTGAAGGCCGGCTTCGAGGCCAAGGTGACCATCAAGGCGCTGCACGAAGCGGCCGCGCTGCCCTCGCGCAGCACCGGCGAAATCCTGCCTTCCGAACCGGGCCGGCTGAGCCTGGCGCGGCGCCGCCCGCTGGGCGTGGTCGGGGTCATTTCGCCGTTCAATTTCCCGCTGTACCTGGCCATGCGCGCGGTGGCCCCGGCCATCGCGCTGGGCAATGCGGTGGTGCTCAAGCCCGATCCGCGCACGGCGGTCTGCGGTGGCGCGGTCATCGCACGCCTGTTCGAGCAGGCCGGTCTGCCCGCTGGCGTGCTGCACATGCTGCCCGGTGATGGTGCCGCCGGTGCCGCGCTGACCAGCGACCCGCACGTGGCAATGATCCAGTTCACCGGTTCCACCGCGGCCGGCCGCAAGGTGGGCGAAGCGGCCGGCAAGCACCTGAAGAAGGTGTCGCTGGAGCTGGGCGGCAAGAATTCGCTGATCATCCTGGACGATGCCGATCTGGATCTGGCCGTGGCCAACACCGCCTGGGGCGTGTACCTGCACCAGGGCCAGATCTGCATGGCCACCGGCCGCGTGCTGGTGCATCGGAAGATCCACGCTGCCTTCCTGGAAAAACTGGTGGCCAAGGCGAAGTCGCTGAAGGTGGGCGACCCGGCACGCGAAGACGTGGCCATCGGGCCGCTGATCAACGCCACCCAGCGCGACCATGCTGCGCGCGTGGTGGCCGATGCAGTGCAGGCCGGTGCCACGCTGGAAGCCGGTGGCACCCATCAGGACCTGTTCTTCGCCCCCACCGTGCTGGGCAACGTGGCCGCCGACAACCCGGCGTTCAACGAAGAAATCTTCGCGCCGGTGGCGGTGGTGGTGCCGTTCGACGATGACGACCATGCGGTGCAGCTGGCCAACGACAGCGAGTACGGCCTGTCGATGGCCATCGTGTCCAGCAACGTGGGCCGCGCGCTGAAGCTGGGCGAGCGCCTGCGCACCGGCCTGCTGCACATCAACGACCAGACGGTGAATGACGAAGTGATCAATCCCTTCGGCGGCGTGGGTGCGTCCGGCAACGGCACCAGCATCGGCGGCCCGGCCAACTGGGAAGAGTTCACCCAGTGGCAGTGGATGACCGTCAAGGGCGAAGCGCCCGCCTACCCGATCTGA
- a CDS encoding DUF1415 domain-containing protein has translation MTDTALPTDDPIAATRLWLERIVIGLNLCPFAKAVYVKDQVRFVLSDATTPEALVEQLAEELVLLRDTPAEQIDTTLIVHPQVLVDFLDYNDFLDNADAAIEALDLQGILQVASFHPDYQFDGVAADDASNYTNRAPFPTLHLLREDSVARAVDAFPDPDVIVERNIQTLDRIGVDGWYRRLRGEDLS, from the coding sequence ATGACCGATACCGCCCTGCCCACCGACGACCCGATCGCCGCCACCCGCCTGTGGCTGGAGCGCATCGTGATCGGCCTGAACCTGTGCCCGTTCGCCAAGGCCGTGTACGTGAAGGACCAGGTGCGTTTCGTGCTGAGCGATGCCACCACGCCGGAAGCGCTGGTGGAGCAGTTGGCCGAAGAGCTGGTGCTGCTGCGCGACACCCCGGCCGAACAGATCGACACCACGCTGATCGTGCATCCGCAGGTGCTGGTGGACTTCCTGGACTACAACGATTTCCTCGACAACGCCGACGCGGCGATCGAGGCACTGGACCTGCAGGGCATCCTGCAGGTGGCCAGCTTCCACCCGGATTACCAGTTCGACGGCGTGGCCGCTGACGATGCCAGCAACTACACCAACCGGGCCCCCTTCCCCACCCTGCACCTGCTGCGCGAAGACAGCGTGGCGCGCGCGGTGGACGCCTTCCCGGACCCGGACGTGATCGTGGAGCGCAACATCCAGACCCTGGACCGCATTGGCGTGGACGGCTGGTACCGCCGCCTGCGCGGGGAAGACCTGTCGTGA
- a CDS encoding SDR family oxidoreductase gives MSAAPPIARWPAAPLQGKVVLVTGGANGIGRGIAQAVLGAGGRVLIGDLDTEAGQACLDEWQRGDDAAFQRLDIADEGSVRDFIAVAQQRFGRIDGLVNNAGIAGPHGTTLENMEWDEWQRRLSSLHGAFLCCKHALPALTASGAGAVINIASTRAWQSEAHSEAYAAAKGGLVAFTHALAISAGPAVRVNSISPGWIGTSAWQAPSRRYAPDYSPSDHAQHPVGRVGQPEDIGALAVYLLSSLSGFSTGQDFIVDGGMTRKMIYTE, from the coding sequence GTGAGTGCGGCACCGCCGATCGCCAGGTGGCCTGCGGCGCCCCTGCAGGGCAAGGTGGTGCTGGTCACCGGCGGTGCCAACGGCATTGGCCGCGGCATCGCCCAGGCGGTGCTGGGCGCCGGCGGCCGCGTGCTGATCGGCGATCTGGACACCGAGGCGGGCCAGGCCTGCCTGGACGAATGGCAGCGCGGCGATGATGCCGCGTTCCAGCGTCTGGACATTGCCGACGAAGGCAGCGTGCGCGACTTCATCGCCGTGGCGCAGCAGCGCTTTGGCCGCATCGACGGCCTGGTGAACAACGCCGGCATTGCCGGCCCGCATGGCACCACCCTGGAAAACATGGAGTGGGACGAATGGCAGCGGCGGCTGTCGTCGCTGCATGGCGCGTTCCTGTGCTGCAAGCACGCGCTGCCGGCACTGACCGCCAGTGGCGCAGGCGCGGTGATCAACATCGCTTCCACCCGTGCCTGGCAGTCCGAAGCGCACAGCGAAGCCTACGCCGCCGCCAAGGGTGGCCTGGTGGCCTTCACCCATGCACTGGCCATCAGTGCCGGGCCGGCGGTGCGGGTGAACAGCATCAGCCCGGGCTGGATCGGCACCAGTGCCTGGCAGGCGCCGTCGCGCCGCTACGCGCCGGACTATTCGCCCAGCGACCACGCCCAACACCCGGTCGGCCGCGTCGGCCAGCCCGAAGATATCGGCGCGCTGGCGGTGTACCTGCTGTCGTCACTGTCCGGCTTCAGCACCGGCCAGGATTTCATCGTGGACGGCGGCATGACCCGGAAGATGATCTACACCGAGTAG
- a CDS encoding M3 family metallopeptidase, with amino-acid sequence MTEANPLLDFSGLPRFEAIRPEHLAPALDVLLAQAEAAVSAAEQVRPVTWQTFVTPLDDATERLWRAWGLVSHLQGVVNTPELREAYNSNLPRVTRFASALGQNLALFRQYQALAASAEAAHFDAAQRKVLDNTLRDFRLGGAELEPAAQQRFAAIKEELSALSAKFSQNVLDATDAWSLVVDDEARLAGVPDDVKAAARAAAQKDGHDGWKLTLQMPCYLPVQTWGEDRDLREILYRASAQRASEFGDDALDNSGNIDRILALRGELAALLGFASYGDYSVATKMAQDPAEVLGFLRDLAVRAKPFAAQDRAELEQFASEQLGIAPLQAWDLAFAADRLKQARYSYSEQQVKQYFTEPKVLAGLFAVIEQLYGLRVQPDSAPMWHDDVRFFRLVDAQGALVGQFYLDLYAREGKRGGAWMDDCRNRRVRADGSVQTPLVYLVCNFGRGADGKPATFSHNEVTTLFHEMGHGLHQLLTRIGELGVAGINGVEWDAVELPSQFMENFCWEWDHLQAMTAHVDSGEPLPRALYERMLAARNFHSGMATVRQLEFGLFDMLLHSQFEPAQDSVLALLDRVRAEVAVNHPPVWNRFPHQFSHIFAGGYAAGYYSYKWAEVLSADAYAAFEEAPQALAETGARFRDEILSRGGSRAAAENFKAFRGRAPQIDALLRHSGMA; translated from the coding sequence GTGACCGAAGCCAACCCTCTGCTCGATTTTTCCGGCCTGCCGCGTTTCGAGGCGATCCGCCCCGAGCACCTGGCACCGGCGCTGGATGTGCTGCTGGCCCAGGCCGAGGCGGCGGTCAGCGCGGCCGAGCAGGTGCGGCCGGTCACCTGGCAGACCTTCGTAACCCCGCTGGACGATGCCACCGAGCGCCTGTGGCGTGCCTGGGGCCTGGTCAGCCATCTGCAGGGCGTGGTGAACACCCCTGAGCTGCGCGAGGCCTACAACAGCAACCTGCCGCGGGTGACCCGCTTCGCCAGTGCGCTGGGCCAGAACCTGGCGCTGTTCCGCCAGTACCAGGCCCTGGCCGCCAGCGCCGAAGCGGCGCACTTCGATGCGGCCCAGCGCAAGGTGCTGGACAACACCCTGCGTGATTTCCGCCTGGGCGGTGCCGAACTGGAGCCGGCCGCGCAGCAGCGCTTCGCCGCAATCAAGGAGGAGCTGTCGGCACTGTCGGCGAAGTTCTCGCAGAACGTGCTCGATGCCACCGACGCCTGGTCGCTGGTGGTGGACGACGAAGCGCGCCTGGCCGGTGTGCCCGACGACGTGAAGGCCGCCGCGCGTGCGGCCGCACAGAAGGACGGCCACGATGGCTGGAAGCTGACCCTGCAGATGCCGTGCTATCTGCCGGTGCAGACCTGGGGCGAAGACCGCGACCTGCGCGAGATCCTGTACCGCGCCAGCGCGCAGCGCGCCTCGGAATTCGGCGATGACGCGCTGGACAACAGCGGCAACATCGACCGCATCCTGGCCCTGCGCGGCGAGCTGGCGGCGCTGCTGGGCTTCGCCTCGTACGGCGACTATTCGGTGGCCACCAAGATGGCGCAGGACCCGGCCGAAGTGCTGGGCTTCCTGCGTGACCTGGCCGTGCGTGCCAAGCCGTTCGCCGCACAGGATCGCGCCGAACTGGAACAGTTCGCCAGCGAACAGCTGGGCATTGCACCGCTGCAGGCCTGGGATCTGGCGTTCGCCGCCGACCGCTTGAAGCAGGCGCGCTACAGCTATTCCGAGCAGCAGGTGAAGCAGTACTTCACCGAGCCGAAGGTGCTGGCTGGCCTGTTCGCGGTGATCGAGCAGCTGTACGGCCTGCGCGTGCAGCCTGACAGCGCACCGATGTGGCACGACGATGTGCGCTTCTTCCGGCTGGTGGATGCGCAGGGCGCGCTGGTGGGCCAGTTCTACCTGGATCTGTACGCGCGCGAAGGAAAGCGCGGTGGCGCGTGGATGGACGACTGCCGCAACCGCCGCGTACGCGCCGATGGCAGCGTGCAGACGCCGCTGGTCTACCTGGTGTGCAACTTCGGTCGCGGTGCCGACGGCAAGCCGGCCACCTTCAGCCACAACGAAGTCACCACCCTGTTCCATGAAATGGGCCATGGCCTGCACCAGTTGCTGACCCGCATCGGTGAGCTGGGCGTGGCCGGCATCAACGGCGTTGAATGGGACGCGGTGGAGCTGCCCAGCCAGTTCATGGAGAACTTCTGCTGGGAATGGGACCACCTGCAGGCGATGACCGCGCACGTGGACAGTGGCGAGCCGCTGCCGCGCGCGCTGTACGAGCGCATGCTGGCCGCGCGTAACTTCCATAGCGGCATGGCGACCGTGCGCCAGCTTGAATTCGGCCTGTTCGACATGCTGCTGCACAGCCAGTTCGAACCGGCGCAGGACAGCGTGCTGGCGTTGCTGGATCGCGTGCGCGCGGAAGTGGCGGTGAACCATCCGCCGGTGTGGAATCGCTTCCCGCACCAGTTCAGCCATATTTTTGCCGGCGGCTATGCGGCGGGGTATTACAGCTACAAGTGGGCCGAAGTGCTGAGTGCCGATGCGTATGCGGCCTTCGAAGAAGCGCCGCAGGCACTGGCCGAAACCGGTGCGCGTTTCCGCGACGAGATTCTTTCGCGCGGCGGCAGCCGTGCCGCGGCGGAAAACTTCAAGGCCTTCCGCGGCCGCGCACCGCAGATCGACGCGCTGCTGCGGCATTCGGGCATGGCGTAA
- a CDS encoding PLP-dependent cysteine synthase family protein, whose amino-acid sequence MSQREWVAAAIRKIEADFNRSADTHLIPLALPGFAGIDVYLKDESSHPTGSLKHRLARSLFLYALANGWLREGRPVIEASSGSTAVSEAYFARLLGLPFVAVIPASTSPEKIAAIEFHGGRCHLVERACDLNCESERLARETGGHFMDQFTYAERATDWRANNNIAESIFKQMAEEPSPVPDWIVCSPGTGGTAATLGRYVSYRRHDTRILCADPEVSVFYAGYQAAVAGEQDWRGLTCSGGSRVEGIGRPRVEPSFIPTSVDAMVKVPDALSLAAMRHVSRQLGRRVGGSTGTNFIGVLQAAQWMRAAGRSGSIVSILCDAGERYAHSYYNPEWYLKQGIDVDGADAQLAAAVAGQGLPELACCSLEAL is encoded by the coding sequence ATGTCGCAGCGTGAATGGGTGGCTGCCGCCATCCGCAAGATCGAAGCCGATTTCAACCGCTCCGCCGATACCCATCTGATCCCGCTGGCGCTGCCCGGGTTTGCCGGGATCGATGTCTATCTGAAGGACGAGTCGAGCCACCCCACCGGCAGCCTGAAGCACCGGCTGGCGCGCTCGCTGTTCCTGTATGCGCTGGCCAACGGCTGGCTGCGTGAAGGGCGGCCGGTGATCGAGGCCTCCAGCGGCTCCACCGCGGTGTCCGAAGCGTACTTCGCGCGCCTGCTGGGGCTGCCGTTCGTGGCGGTCATTCCGGCCAGCACGTCGCCGGAAAAGATCGCGGCCATCGAATTCCATGGTGGGCGCTGCCACCTGGTCGAGCGTGCCTGCGACCTGAACTGCGAATCCGAACGCCTGGCCCGCGAAACCGGCGGCCACTTCATGGACCAGTTCACCTACGCCGAGCGCGCCACCGACTGGCGTGCGAACAACAACATCGCCGAATCCATCTTCAAGCAGATGGCCGAAGAGCCCAGCCCGGTGCCGGACTGGATCGTGTGCAGCCCGGGCACCGGCGGCACCGCCGCCACCTTGGGCCGTTATGTCAGCTACCGCCGCCACGACACGCGCATCCTGTGCGCCGACCCGGAAGTCTCGGTGTTCTACGCCGGCTACCAGGCGGCCGTGGCCGGTGAACAGGACTGGCGCGGGCTGACCTGCAGCGGCGGTTCGCGGGTGGAAGGCATTGGCCGGCCGCGGGTGGAACCCAGCTTCATTCCGACCAGCGTGGATGCGATGGTGAAGGTGCCCGACGCGCTGAGCCTGGCCGCCATGCGCCATGTCAGCCGCCAGCTGGGGCGCCGCGTGGGCGGTTCCACCGGCACCAATTTCATCGGCGTGCTGCAGGCCGCGCAGTGGATGCGGGCGGCCGGGCGCAGCGGCAGCATCGTCAGCATCCTGTGCGATGCCGGCGAGCGCTACGCGCACAGCTATTACAACCCCGAGTGGTACCTGAAGCAGGGCATCGATGTGGACGGCGCCGATGCACAGCTGGCCGCCGCCGTGGCCGGACAGGGGCTGCCCGAGCTGGCATGCTGCAGCCTGGAAGCGCTGTAA
- the gloA gene encoding lactoylglutathione lyase, with the protein MTLAALRDVPGVAAQAPAETHGFVFNHTMLRVKDITASLDFYTRVLGYQLIDKRDFAEAQFSLYFLAYVPAGVTVPEDDATRRVWMAGLPGVLELTHNHGTESQDGPVYHDGNSDPRGFGHLCVSVPALEAACQRFEDLGVPFQKRLTDGRMKNIAFIKDPDGYWVEIIANT; encoded by the coding sequence ATGACCCTTGCCGCCCTGCGCGACGTTCCCGGCGTGGCTGCCCAGGCCCCGGCCGAAACCCACGGCTTCGTGTTCAACCACACCATGCTGCGGGTGAAGGACATCACCGCCTCGCTGGACTTCTACACCCGCGTGCTGGGTTACCAGCTGATCGACAAGCGCGATTTCGCCGAAGCCCAGTTCAGCCTGTACTTCCTGGCCTACGTGCCGGCCGGCGTGACCGTGCCGGAGGACGATGCCACCCGCCGGGTGTGGATGGCCGGCCTGCCGGGCGTGCTGGAACTGACCCACAACCACGGCACGGAAAGCCAGGACGGCCCGGTCTACCACGACGGCAACAGCGACCCGCGCGGCTTCGGCCACCTGTGCGTGTCGGTGCCGGCCCTGGAAGCGGCCTGCCAGCGCTTCGAGGATCTGGGCGTACCGTTCCAGAAGCGCCTGACCGACGGTCGCATGAAGAACATCGCATTCATCAAGGACCCGGACGGCTACTGGGTCGAGATCATCGCCAATACCTGA
- a CDS encoding VOC family protein has product METMELHRGRLIDHLQLVVRDLAASRRFYQAVFDTIGIPVAGEGPDYFWADELFISTASSGAAAGQLTGRHHLAFQARDAATVDAFHRAALAAGGIDNGAPGERPYHPGYYGAFVLDPDGNNIEVVYHGPARYSADSVKVTF; this is encoded by the coding sequence ATGGAAACGATGGAGCTGCACCGCGGCCGCCTGATCGACCACCTGCAACTGGTGGTGCGCGATCTGGCCGCCAGCCGCCGCTTCTACCAGGCGGTGTTCGACACGATCGGCATTCCGGTGGCCGGCGAAGGCCCGGACTATTTCTGGGCCGACGAACTGTTCATTTCCACCGCCAGCAGCGGGGCCGCCGCCGGCCAGCTGACCGGCCGCCACCATCTGGCGTTCCAGGCCCGTGATGCGGCCACCGTCGATGCCTTCCACCGTGCCGCCCTGGCCGCTGGCGGCATCGACAACGGCGCCCCCGGCGAGCGCCCCTACCACCCCGGCTACTACGGCGCCTTCGTGCTCGACCCCGATGGCAACAATATCGAAGTGGTCTACCACGGCCCGGCCCGCTACAGCGCCGACTCGGTGAAAGTCACCTTCTGA
- a CDS encoding prolyl oligopeptidase family serine peptidase — MRMWLSCLLLWTLLGQNAAAQSRCTETPRGLLTPARVTCTHQTAWIDSGVVGQRRVTYQLPLGTPPAHGWPVVLVYQGSFFPLQNFDYRSNQPFGGYYEGKLIQTLLDHGYAVVAPAAPADLFWQTNVPGLSAAYELGTDYDFLSNVFDAIAAGQFGPLDPLRRYATGISSGGYNTSRMAVSFPGEFRALAIQSGSYATCSGPLCDVPAVLPSDHPPTLFLQGFVDTVVPWWTTNRYFNRLQDQGLETAFYTEPLGGHEWFASSPARVLAWFDAHP; from the coding sequence ATGAGGATGTGGTTGTCGTGCCTGTTGCTGTGGACCCTGCTGGGCCAGAACGCCGCTGCGCAATCGCGCTGCACCGAAACACCACGCGGCCTGCTGACCCCCGCGCGGGTGACCTGCACGCACCAGACCGCGTGGATCGATTCGGGCGTGGTCGGCCAGCGCCGGGTGACCTACCAGCTGCCGCTGGGCACACCGCCGGCACATGGCTGGCCGGTGGTACTGGTCTACCAGGGCTCGTTCTTCCCGCTGCAGAATTTCGATTACCGCAGCAACCAGCCGTTTGGCGGCTATTACGAAGGCAAGCTGATCCAGACCCTGCTCGACCACGGTTACGCGGTGGTGGCACCGGCCGCGCCGGCTGATCTGTTCTGGCAGACCAATGTGCCGGGCCTGAGTGCGGCCTACGAGCTGGGCACCGATTACGATTTCCTCAGCAACGTCTTCGATGCGATTGCCGCTGGCCAGTTCGGCCCGCTCGACCCGCTGCGGCGCTATGCCACCGGCATTTCCAGCGGCGGCTACAACACCAGCCGCATGGCCGTTTCGTTCCCGGGCGAGTTCCGCGCGCTGGCCATCCAGTCCGGCTCGTACGCCACCTGCAGCGGGCCGCTGTGCGATGTGCCGGCGGTGCTGCCGTCCGACCATCCGCCCACCTTGTTCCTGCAGGGCTTTGTCGACACGGTGGTGCCGTGGTGGACCACCAACCGCTACTTCAACCGCTTGCAGGACCAGGGCCTGGAAACGGCGTTCTACACCGAACCGCTGGGCGGGCATGAATGGTTCGCCAGTTCACCGGCGCGCGTATTGGCCTGGTTCGACGCACATCCGTAA
- a CDS encoding CBS domain-containing protein, with protein sequence MNVRELLQSKKEAVITIDAEDTIGAAAHKMSANRIAALVVVKDGAPVGIISEKDIVRVLADDGPQAGRRVISTLPSTGLEGIAPDATLKQAMSLMTYSRRRHLMVTEGNTLVGILSLGDIVKNLLGELELEKAVLQDIYMAAH encoded by the coding sequence ATGAACGTCCGCGAACTCCTGCAATCGAAGAAAGAAGCTGTCATCACCATCGACGCCGAAGACACGATCGGTGCCGCCGCGCACAAGATGAGCGCGAACCGTATCGCCGCGTTGGTCGTGGTCAAGGACGGTGCCCCGGTGGGCATCATTTCCGAAAAGGACATCGTGCGCGTGCTGGCCGACGACGGCCCGCAGGCCGGCCGCCGGGTCATTTCCACGCTGCCGTCCACCGGCCTGGAAGGCATTGCGCCGGACGCCACGCTGAAGCAGGCCATGTCGCTGATGACGTACTCGCGCCGCCGCCACCTGATGGTGACCGAAGGCAACACCCTGGTCGGCATCCTCAGCCTGGGCGATATCGTGAAGAACCTGCTGGGCGAGCTGGAGCTGGAAAAGGCTGTGCTGCAGGACATCTACATGGCGGCACACTGA